CGGTGACCTTGTCACCCATCATGCGGATCGTTTCCGGGCGCGGCCCGATGAACGTGAAGCCCGACTGCTCGACACGTTCCGCGAAATCGGCGTTCTCCGACAGGAAGCCGTAGCCGGGGTGGATCGCCTCGGCATCGGTGACTTCCGCGGCGCTGATCAGCGCCGGCATGTTCAGGTAGCTCAGGTTCGACGGGGCCGGGCCGATACAGACGGCTTCGTCCGCGAGGCGCACGTACTTGGCTTCCTTGTCGGCTTCCGAGTAGACGACCACCGTCTTGACGCCGAGCTCACGGCACGCACGCTGGATGCGCAGCGCGATTTCACCGCGGTTGGCAATGAGGATTTTTTCAAACATAGCGAGTATTCGTCTCTTCGAGGGGCGCGCGAACGGCGCCTGGCGGGCATCGGCGGCGCGCGGCCCGCAGGCCGCGCGGCGGACTTAGCCGATCACGAAAAGCGGCTGGCCGTATTCGACGGCCTGGCCGTTCTCGACGAGGATTTCCTTGATCACGCCGGCCTTGTCCGACTCGATCTCGTTGAGCAGCTTCATCGCTTCGATGATGCAGATCGTCTGGCCTTCCTTGACCGTGTCGCCCACCTGGACGAACGGGTCCGCGCCCGGCGACGGAGCGCGATAGAACGTGCCGACCATCGGCGACGTCACGACGTGGCCCTGCGGGACAGCCGGAGCGGCGGCGGCGCCTGCGGCCGGCGCGGCAGCGCCTTCGGTCGGCAGCGCGGCCGACGGAGCGGGCGCGCTGACTTGCGGGGCATACCCAGCCGTCGGCTGCACGTAGACCGGCGGTGCGTTCTTGACGATGCGCACCTTGCCTTCGCCTTCCGTCACTTCCAGCTCGGAGATGCCGGATTCGGAAACGAGGTCGATCAGAGTTTTCAGCTTACGAAGATCCATCGGGAATTCCCCTTTCAATACGTGAAAGCGCCGGTTAGGGGCCGGCGCTGAATCTAGATCGCGAAATCAGCCGCGCGACGTGCCTTGCAGCTTGTCCAGCGCGTGCTCGAGCGCGTACAGATAACCTTTCCAGCCGAGCCCGCAGATCACGCCTTCGGCCTGGTCGGAAAAGTAGGAGTGGTGCCTGAACGCTTCGCGGCGATGCACGTTCGACAAGTGAACCTCGACGAACGGGATGCCAACGCCGGCGATCG
This region of Burkholderia contaminans genomic DNA includes:
- the accB gene encoding acetyl-CoA carboxylase biotin carboxyl carrier protein gives rise to the protein MDLRKLKTLIDLVSESGISELEVTEGEGKVRIVKNAPPVYVQPTAGYAPQVSAPAPSAALPTEGAAAPAAGAAAAPAVPQGHVVTSPMVGTFYRAPSPGADPFVQVGDTVKEGQTICIIEAMKLLNEIESDKAGVIKEILVENGQAVEYGQPLFVIG